The genomic stretch AGGATTGCCCGCGTCAATCCACGGAATGGTCATCCATCGCGGCCTATATTTTGGTGGATTCGACACTGCCAAAGACCTCGTTCTCACTGATGACTCCCCCTTGTGGAAGCGTTGGGTAGCCGCTCAAGTTGTGACAACATTCGCCAGCTTGACCTCATATCCACTAGATACCGTTCGAAGGCGGATGATGATGCAATCTGGCCTGGAGAAACCGATGTACGATGGCACTCTGGATTGTTGGAGGAAGATTTATAAGCTGGAGGGTCTAAGATCATTCTATCGCGGTGCCTTATCTAACACGTTTAGGAGTACGGGAGCAGCTGCTATATTGGTTTTGTACGACGAGGTGAAGAAGCTAATGAGATGGGGTGGTTTTTGACAAGCATGGAAAACTTTTTAAGCCATTTTTTTCGATACACAAAAAAGATGGTCACAATAATAGCAAAGTGAGAATGCatctccttttttattttttattttttacagtttttaaaaatctttttcactTTTATTCCACTTGTGTACGGTCAACCTTTCGTGGTGTTGACCTTGGGACAGATTGACGGGAGTGTCGAAggcgagcgtattcatcttttatcatAATATAAAAAGTTTTAGAAGTCCTCTCAGGATGGTCTAGCCGTTAGCACATGAGATGTTATCATCATGAGATCTggagttcgaatctcgataaagttgAGGTAAATATTTTTCTTGTAtgttagtcattatttcaaaggttaatagttaTCTGTGATTTATCTCTTTCGTATTGAAATTCGTTTtagtttgataaatttaaaatacatATTTTATTAGAGGTGTGCAATCGACAAATTGAAAACAATTAAAATCGATCAAATTTTGCCGAATAAAATAAGCTGATATAAAAATTCGATCGAATTAATCGATTAAATTGGATAGTTTATACTGGTCTGATTCAGATACTGCTTACAAATAGTTAAATAGATCGCTgataaaaaattttgatttaatgggTTTAATTGAGTTATGGATTTTAAAATTGTGATTCAATGGGTTTTATTGAGTTATGGATTTTAAAATTGAActgaataaattttaaattttaatattttattaagaaaataaatttctaaattaaactTCCGAATCAGATACTGCTTACAAATAGTTAAATAGATCGCtgataaaattttgatttaatgggTTCAATTGAGTTATGGATTTTAAAATTGAActgaataaattttaaaaattaatattttattaaaaaaaataaatttcaaaattaaactttCGAATTGCTTAATTCCATTTCAATTACATGGGGAGAATTGAGTTGGTTAGTGTGGGATATAACTACTATTGATTTCATCTTTTACTACCCTATAATATCCAAGCAAACTAATCTATTTATTATATAGatgtttttcaaaataatattttaataatatgctTAGGCATGTAAAGTAACAAAATCATatcaattttctataaatttttattaatttaaattacattaATATGTTTATAGTGTGATTAATGGAATATAAGAATTACCATTCCTTGTTTTTTGAAGTATTTTACCTTTCTGCCCCCTTCTCCAAGATTAAAACAAACGGAAAAAGCGACCTGGAGAGGAGGGAATCCAACGCGTCCTCCTCCTCGCTCTCTCTCTCCCTTCCCGATCGACGGCGATTACAGATCGAGGTCCTTCCACGGCGGCGTCATGCAGCTCGAGGTCTACAGGGGCCGCCCGTCGACGACcgcgccacctcctcctcctcctccgccctcTTCCGATTTCAGGAGCTACAGCAGCTCCTACGCTTACTCCAACGCCGGCCCTAAGGAGTTGAAGGCCAACCCCGAGTTTGGCCCTTCCTCCTCCAGCCGGGGCGGCTGGCTCTTCAGCGATCCCGATTTCCAGCGCAAGCGCCGGGTTGCCGGCTACAAGGCCTACGCCGTCGAGGTCAAGGTCAAGGGCTCCCTGCGCCGGAGCTTCCGCTGGCTCAAGGACAAGTACTTCCGAGTAGTCTACGGCTGGTAGCGTCTCCCTTTTCACCCGGTACGCTCGATTCCTCAGCCAGATCGGCGGAACATGCTTTGCATTCTGGCCGATCTGCCATTTCGGTTATCGCATTAGGCTGTCATTACTCATTCATCTACCTACACACCCAATTCGTCCTGTTTGCCAAAACTCTGTCTCGAGGTCTATGAAAATGGTTGTTGACTTGATGAAATGTGTTGTTGCTTATCAACTCTGGTGGATTTCAAATCAAATCTTGAGTCCTAAATCCTAATTGATCTTTGATTCTTTCAGTTGCTCCCTTCCATGGTCTAAAGAACTTGTTGAATCTGAATCAAGAAATTTTGTTTGTTTGAGCCCTTCACTAGATGTTGGACAGTAGATGGACTAGAATTGAACCCTGGACCCTGATGCTATTCTCTAGTCTCAGTCGAACATTATTGTGCTTAAAATGGACAAAACAATGGTCATAAATTGCTAGTTCCATTCAAACTTCATGTCTGGCTTCTTTGGACTATTATCTAATCATCCTTCCTGGTGTACTGCCCTGCTTGCACTATTATTTGTTTGTGTTGCTCGATGGAAGAGCGGTTGAAAAGCCAAAACCTACATAGACAAATAGTGGAGAGCAGGTGACTTGTGCATTTCACCAAAGCCAAATGAGCTGAACATATACTTAAAGCATACACCAGAAGTCACTTCAGCTCAATTTTAACTACTCTAATATAATTATTCAATAATGACAGGTCATGGACAGGAATATTGCATGCCAAAATTAATTTGCTGGCCACAGAAATTCTGTTGTTTAGAGGGGTGGCACGAAGAAGAACAACCTGTATTGTTAGTGTTTTGTGGTTGTAATTTGGAGATCAGCAGATATGTCTGAATGTGATTTGTCATCCAGTATCAGAACAGCTGAGCTGCTAATTAATTATCACTGTTGTGGAGATGGTGATGATATTTATTCTCCATATATTTTTGTCTTCTTTTGATCTGTCTACAATCTATGTATCTATATGACTCTTtatctaagatttggaatattTAGGACTGCTAATTaaatgtgtcatatttgtgaAGTTGGTTATGGCATATAAACAAGTGATAGCTGCCATGGGCCAGTTTTTGCTAGACATGGAAGCAGTTGAATCCTGCTGCATCGTATATTTCATATTACAAACTGTTTAAGGCAGACTGAATCCACATGAACTCTCTAGCCACATCGAGCAAGAAGGAAGATGAACAACCAAAGCACCCAGCAATTCTGCTGTGCCAAGCCTAATCCACAAATTTATCTCGGCAAAAGGTACTTCCTAACCCAATTTCGTCTAGCCAGCTACACTAAACCGAGGTCCGAGATAGATCAGGAATTTCAATGATAAGATTTTACAGAACAAAAATACAATGTATTTACCTCACTCATTTGTTAATGCTTGTGCTCATACATAAACATTGACTATTAACATATAGCATCAATAGAATATCTATTCAACCAACCAacaaaaggtaaaaaaaataaatttgaaagaaGCTTAAACCATTATATAGAATACCAGTATGAGAGTCATTCAAAACAACATTGCCATTATCATGTTTTTCTGTTAGGATACCAATTAGCTTTTGCATGCTTTACTGAACATCATCCTAAGTAACCTATCCAACATctataattgaaatatttataattCATTTCTCTAGAACTTTTGCCGTCTTATCAACAAACTTCCAAAAGAATGTTTGCATCACAACTAAACCCATAATAGTTCCAACATTGCATCCACAGAAAATGAATACAAGTAGACTGATTGATGAAAATAACCATTTCGTTCAATCTCAGAGCTAGATAAACTTCTACCAGTTATTTTCAAAATAGAAAGATCAGGGAACTGGACAGGATAGATCTGTTAAATCCAGCAAATTGGCTAATCCCTTATGATTTTAGAGCACGGATTTACAATTGGCAGCTTTCCAGCATATAAATTATACGGACAATAAACTATGATATCGAGACTTGACGCTTCAACAACATCAATATCAGACTAAGAATTTAGACAGATTGGTGCCTCAGCAAACATATTAATGAAAGCAAGAACAAACTTATGCAACTTTAGTAGTTACCTATCTGAAGGTTGCAATTCATTGACAGTTCCAAAATACAGTCTGTTACCAGTCATTTTGCAACAACTTACATCTTAATTCACCACACCAACAACTTAAAGAGTTCGATATTTCACCAGGGAAATGTTCTATGAGTTGTAGCAAGTTGTTGCAAGAAGTGCCTTGGATAATTTGATCCATGAATAACAATATAGTGACACAAAAGAAGGATTAGAAAAACATATAATCAGGTTCAAATGACATCACTGATTGTCAATGCAAACATAGACAAGAGCCAGACTACCAAATGATCAGGCAATACAGCAAATAGAACCCGAGTAAAGATAGACAAAAATGAAACGGTGATTACCTGCCAGACTTCCAACATGCTTATCGGAAACTACAGAAGAACAAGCCCAAGTTCTGAAGGTGTCAAAGCATTTCTAATTCTATAGTTGTATAAATAGTAATGAAGTTGCCCATCACCAGGCCCAAACTTCAGCTCCTTCAGAAAGGTCTCATTGTGCATGACATCAAGAGCATTGAATACATCATAATCCTTCTGCTTTGCCACAATCAGTGCATCATTCATCAGCTGGAGTAGTGAGGATTTTGTGGCCACGTTATAGTAAGAGTAGGCAGCCTTCAACACTGAGTAATTCTGGTTATTTAGAATCGAAGAAGGAAGTGTATAAAAGCTACAGAAATCTGTGACTTCATGGGTCTCAGGGCTCTCGACCACATAACTGTCGATCACATTCTCCATAGGCAGAAGCCAATGCTCCACATCATTGTCATCTAAATCAGGTGCGACAACGAATTGACTCAAGTATCCTCTCAGCAGCCGGGTGACCGCAGGAACATCACGAAGCTCCATCTTCCTGAATCCTGGGATCACAGTTGCCTCAGGAAGCTTGTAAAGCCTGATCGTTCTGCTCatagtcatacgagctccaaggCGAGAGAACCCAACATCAATTAGCTTTTTGGGATTCAGCGAGCGATGCCAGTAGCGGCAGGTCGTGATGGGAGTCGGCAGGACTACCCCAGCTGTATAGGCTGCTTGCCAGATGTTCTCCAGATGAACCCGCCTAGTGACCTCCTTGATCATCACAGGTGCGAGCCGCTTCGACCTCAGCTTCTTGTGGACACACAGGAAGTTGACCTCGGCCATCCGGACAACCTCATCTCGCACACGGATCCTGGCAGGTACACCGGTGATGAAAGCGACGAGCTTCTTGGAGGCCTTCACGCGGACGCCAATGTGCCAGGCCTTGAAGTAACCTGGCGGGCGGAGCGCCCACTGGAGGAACTCTTTGGAGTAATTGAAGCGGAACATGTTCTCGTCGTCCTCGACGTAGTTGTTGCTCAGGAGAGTGAAGACATCGGTGCAGGTGTGGTCGTCGTCCATATCGCAGGTGGTCCACTCATACAAAGCGGGGAGGTTGTAAGGCTCCTGCTTAACGGCGGAAACCAGCGTCGGCTGCTCGATGGGGCCTTCCGAGAGGCTGGTGTCGCCGGCGTCCTTGAATTGTCCCACCGGTTGCGTCTCCCAGAAGCGATGCTGGTTGCTGCCCATGGATAGCGCCTGCTGGATCCTGCGGGCGAAAGAATCCATATCGATCCCGCCCTCCGCCGCCGCAGCGGCCGACGATTCCGGGCTCCCTTGTGACGCATCAGAAACAGCCTTCGGATCCGAGTTCAGGATTTGTTCCTCGCCGGGGGAGGAGCCGTTGTCGCCGACCACCATCGCGGAAACTAGAGACGAACACGCACGACCGAGATCGAAAACCGGCTCGGCGAGGAGAGAATCGAGGGCTACCTCTATGGATCAGTAGATCTCCACGACAGGGTCGGATCGAAGAGGTGGGAAAATTAGGGTTTGGTGACGGAAAGGCAGAGGCAGCGTGCGGAGATAGCGAAGAACTTTATTCGTCGTCGTCgacaattattaatttaattggtAGCAGGTCAGATCGGATCGGATTAAATAGCAGCAATCGTAACGGTTAGAGGGGATCGTAACAATGGGCCATGGCTGTTAACCGACTATACTGCCCCACGAAAAGGTCTAGTGCTAGCCTAATATTTTATCCCGAAAATACtctttatttcaatattattgTAGAAATATAGAAATTATTCGGTAGCTACCCTAACATGTTtagggtttaatttgattaaaatttgtATATTTGTAGATAAATTTTTAAGTCTAAAATTATGAAccataaattctaaattttaaatattattatattaaaatatttttaacagcttgattaaaattattcaaatttcatcaatattattttaaaatagttataaaAACTATTAAGTAGCCGCTATAATATTATAAGAGTATATTATATTAGGTATTAGTAGAAGAACCTTGATGTAATGGTAAAATTATTATCgtatttgagttttaaaaattaccTCTTGCAAAGTAatataagggggtgtttggttctttcctaagaataggaatcggaatgggaatcattgtattgtggaatgggaatgagtatgagcatg from Zingiber officinale cultivar Zhangliang chromosome 5B, Zo_v1.1, whole genome shotgun sequence encodes the following:
- the LOC121985086 gene encoding uncharacterized protein LOC121985086, whose protein sequence is MQLEVYRGRPSTTAPPPPPPPPSSDFRSYSSSYAYSNAGPKELKANPEFGPSSSSRGGWLFSDPDFQRKRRVAGYKAYAVEVKVKGSLRRSFRWLKDKYFRVVYGW
- the LOC121985085 gene encoding glycylpeptide N-tetradecanoyltransferase 1-like, with amino-acid sequence MVVGDNGSSPGEEQILNSDPKAVSDASQGSPESSAAAAAEGGIDMDSFARRIQQALSMGSNQHRFWETQPVGQFKDAGDTSLSEGPIEQPTLVSAVKQEPYNLPALYEWTTCDMDDDHTCTDVFTLLSNNYVEDDENMFRFNYSKEFLQWALRPPGYFKAWHIGVRVKASKKLVAFITGVPARIRVRDEVVRMAEVNFLCVHKKLRSKRLAPVMIKEVTRRVHLENIWQAAYTAGVVLPTPITTCRYWHRSLNPKKLIDVGFSRLGARMTMSRTIRLYKLPEATVIPGFRKMELRDVPAVTRLLRGYLSQFVVAPDLDDNDVEHWLLPMENVIDSYVVESPETHEVTDFCSFYTLPSSILNNQNYSVLKAAYSYYNVATKSSLLQLMNDALIVAKQKDYDVFNALDVMHNETFLKELKFGPGDGQLHYYLYNYRIRNALTPSELGLVLL